A window of the Sphingomonas piscis genome harbors these coding sequences:
- a CDS encoding sulfite exporter TauE/SafE family protein: MVDFVHQYGLALLPFILAGFAAQMVDGALGMAFGVISNTILLSLGVPPAAASAGTHTVETFTTGASGLSHLFHGNIDWKLFARIAIPGMIGGALGAYVLTQFHADDAKPFVLGYLGLIGLYLIWRGFHYPPEHKAPKIVEPLGLIGGFMDAAGGGGWGPIVTGNLLVQGAEPRKTIGTVSAAEFLLALTVSITFLATMGLAAFTTATLGLLIGGVVAAPLAAWAAKKALPKLLLVFVGVLLTLTSAYGIYQAVA; encoded by the coding sequence ATGGTCGATTTCGTGCACCAGTATGGGCTGGCGTTGCTGCCGTTCATTCTTGCCGGCTTTGCCGCGCAGATGGTCGACGGCGCACTCGGCATGGCCTTTGGGGTCATCTCCAACACCATCCTGCTGAGCCTGGGCGTGCCGCCGGCGGCTGCCTCCGCCGGAACGCATACCGTTGAGACGTTCACGACCGGGGCTTCGGGTCTCAGCCACCTTTTCCACGGCAATATCGACTGGAAACTGTTCGCCCGGATCGCCATCCCGGGCATGATCGGCGGTGCGCTCGGTGCCTACGTTCTTACCCAATTTCATGCCGACGATGCCAAGCCGTTCGTGCTTGGGTATTTGGGTCTGATCGGACTGTACCTGATCTGGCGCGGCTTCCATTACCCGCCCGAGCATAAGGCGCCGAAGATTGTGGAGCCGCTCGGCCTCATCGGCGGATTCATGGATGCGGCCGGCGGCGGTGGCTGGGGCCCGATCGTGACGGGTAACCTGCTCGTTCAAGGTGCCGAACCGCGCAAAACCATCGGCACCGTAAGCGCTGCCGAGTTCCTGCTGGCGCTCACCGTATCGATCACCTTTCTTGCGACCATGGGATTGGCGGCTTTCACGACCGCCACCCTCGGCCTGCTGATCGGCGGGGTGGTGGCGGCGCCGCTCGCTGCCTGGGCTGCCAAGAAGGCGCTTCCCAAACTCCTGCTGGTCTTCGTGGGCGTGCTGCTCACCCTCACCAGCGCCTACGGAATCTATCAGGCGGTCGCCTGA
- a CDS encoding TonB-dependent receptor → MINPLSISALALAAAQGQPAPAPAADAATSEAATVAGAGALATTTTAAAQDTAASEPTQSRGDVIIVTARRRTEAAQAVPLAISVIRGDSIEATGNFNVVKLQQLAPTLQAYTTNPRNTSINIRGLGVPYGLTSDGFEQGVGIYVDDVYNSRVAAATFDFLDVAQVEVLRGPQGTLYGKNTTAGAINITTNQPTFDFEAGAELTVGNLNLKQGKAFVSGPITDKVAARFAVAATSRRGTIYNVTTDRWINEQDNLGLRGQLLFKPTDDLSITLAGDYSRQDPECCGTVFVRVGTTQRALNRQYDALVAAVNAANPGRNYAVPSRNPYDRLADLDSPLNAGNKIGGLSARVNWDLGPGRLTSITAWRFWDWKPENDRDFTGLSIVKASNNPSQQDQYSQEFRYSYEGQKIDFVAGLFGFKQRIDTQGLEQQGSDASRWSLTGAQASNPAILNNLTANNTQFLKSTSAALFGQLSWKVTDALTIQPGARINYDKKTGFYERVVTNGAGQVISCSPAPAAGSVLAAQCGIYQPQRTEPSVSDWNFSYDLNVNYKVARDVLAYATYAKSFKTVGINQNGLPLNADNTPNLDASTVDPESVRHFEVGLKTQFLDRRATFNVAAFRTEIKDFQATVNGGQFGTVRGYLANAEKVRTQGFEADFKIRANDRFTAYVNGAYTDAKYVKFTSAPCPPELSGGTFVAANGSQQPGPAGVPGSLSPRQCDISGQQLPGVSKWAASFGAEANIPANILAKQGQAYVGVDGSYRSDWNSNASPSIYTEVQGYALVNFRAGFRSGGFDLFGWVRNALDKDYIETLQVAPGNTGLIAGTPGDPRTYGLTLKSRF, encoded by the coding sequence ATGATCAATCCCCTTTCCATCAGCGCCCTGGCCTTGGCCGCCGCACAAGGTCAGCCGGCCCCGGCGCCTGCTGCCGATGCCGCGACAAGCGAGGCAGCAACGGTGGCCGGCGCGGGTGCGCTCGCGACCACGACGACGGCTGCGGCGCAGGACACTGCGGCATCGGAGCCTACCCAGAGCCGCGGCGACGTGATCATCGTTACCGCGCGCCGCCGCACGGAGGCCGCCCAGGCGGTGCCGCTCGCCATCTCCGTCATCAGGGGCGACAGCATCGAGGCGACGGGCAACTTCAATGTGGTGAAGCTGCAGCAGCTCGCACCGACGCTGCAGGCCTACACGACCAATCCGCGCAACACGTCCATCAACATCCGCGGCCTTGGCGTCCCCTACGGCCTGACCAGCGACGGTTTCGAACAGGGCGTCGGCATCTATGTCGACGACGTCTACAATTCGCGCGTCGCGGCGGCGACGTTCGACTTTCTCGACGTGGCACAGGTCGAGGTGCTGCGCGGACCGCAGGGCACGCTCTACGGCAAGAACACGACCGCCGGTGCAATCAACATCACGACCAATCAGCCGACTTTCGACTTCGAAGCCGGTGCCGAGCTGACTGTCGGCAACCTCAACCTGAAGCAGGGCAAGGCCTTCGTATCCGGCCCGATCACCGACAAGGTGGCGGCGCGCTTCGCTGTTGCGGCAACGAGCCGCCGTGGCACCATCTACAATGTCACCACCGACCGCTGGATCAACGAACAGGATAATCTGGGTCTCCGCGGACAGTTGCTGTTCAAGCCGACGGACGATCTCAGCATCACCCTGGCTGGGGATTACAGCCGCCAGGATCCGGAATGCTGCGGCACCGTGTTCGTCCGCGTCGGAACCACCCAGCGGGCGCTGAACCGTCAGTATGATGCGCTGGTCGCCGCCGTGAACGCCGCCAATCCCGGGCGGAACTATGCGGTGCCGAGCCGCAATCCGTACGACCGCCTCGCCGACCTCGATTCGCCGCTGAATGCCGGCAACAAGATCGGCGGCCTGTCGGCGCGTGTGAACTGGGATCTCGGCCCGGGGCGGCTGACATCCATTACCGCCTGGCGCTTCTGGGACTGGAAGCCGGAAAACGACCGCGACTTCACGGGCCTGTCGATAGTCAAGGCGTCGAACAATCCGTCTCAGCAGGACCAGTACAGCCAGGAGTTCCGCTACAGCTACGAAGGGCAGAAGATCGACTTCGTCGCCGGCTTGTTCGGCTTCAAGCAGAGGATCGATACCCAGGGCCTTGAGCAGCAGGGCAGCGATGCCAGCCGCTGGAGCCTGACCGGTGCGCAGGCCAGCAACCCGGCCATCCTCAACAATCTTACCGCGAACAACACGCAATTCCTGAAGAGCACCAGCGCCGCCTTGTTCGGTCAGCTGAGCTGGAAGGTCACCGACGCGCTGACGATCCAGCCGGGCGCCCGGATCAACTATGACAAGAAGACCGGTTTCTACGAACGGGTCGTCACCAACGGCGCTGGCCAAGTGATCAGCTGCTCACCGGCGCCGGCCGCCGGCAGCGTGCTTGCGGCCCAGTGCGGCATCTACCAGCCGCAGCGGACGGAGCCGTCGGTCAGCGACTGGAACTTCAGCTACGATCTGAACGTCAACTACAAGGTCGCGCGCGACGTGCTCGCCTACGCAACCTACGCCAAAAGCTTCAAGACGGTCGGGATCAACCAGAACGGGTTGCCGCTCAACGCCGACAACACCCCCAACCTCGACGCCAGCACCGTCGATCCTGAATCGGTCCGGCATTTCGAAGTCGGGTTGAAGACCCAGTTCCTCGACCGCCGGGCGACGTTCAACGTCGCGGCGTTCCGGACTGAGATCAAGGACTTCCAGGCGACGGTGAACGGCGGCCAGTTCGGCACCGTTCGCGGCTATCTCGCCAACGCCGAAAAGGTCCGGACGCAGGGCTTTGAAGCCGACTTCAAGATCCGCGCCAACGACCGCTTCACGGCTTATGTCAACGGTGCCTACACCGACGCCAAATATGTGAAGTTCACCAGCGCGCCCTGCCCGCCCGAACTTTCCGGTGGGACATTTGTTGCCGCCAACGGCTCCCAGCAGCCGGGACCGGCGGGCGTTCCGGGCTCGCTGAGCCCGCGGCAGTGCGACATTTCAGGGCAGCAGTTGCCCGGCGTGTCCAAGTGGGCTGCGTCCTTCGGCGCCGAGGCGAACATCCCCGCCAACATTCTTGCCAAACAGGGGCAGGCCTATGTCGGTGTCGACGGCAGCTATCGGTCCGACTGGAACTCCAATGCGTCGCCGTCGATCTATACGGAAGTGCAGGGCTATGCGTTGGTCAACTTCCGCGCCGGTTTCCGCTCGGGCGGCTTCGACCTGTTCGGCTGGGTCCGCAACGCACTCGACAAGGATTATATCGAAACGCTGCAGGTCGCGCCCGGCAATACCGGCCTGATTGCCGGCACCCCGGGAGACCCGCGCACCTACGGCCTGACGTTGAAGTCGCGCTTCTAG
- the chrA gene encoding chromate efflux transporter, with product MGAEPHGISFGEASRTWARVAALSFGGPAGQIAVMHRILVEEKRWIGEERFLHALNYCMLLPGPEAQQLATYIGWLLHRTKGGLVAGALFVLPGFVAILALSFVYALLGRVPLVDGIFFGLKAAVIAIVLQAVVRVSARALKSNAMRLIAVAAFVAIFIFDLPFPLIIIAAGLLGFAGSKLNLSGFVGGAGHAASKGPRVEDSETALGSELPAHARPDLAWSLKISLALAFAWLAPVAALLAILGPDDVFSRIAVFFSQMAVVTFGGAYAVLAYVAQEAVQTFGWLQPHEMIDGLGMAESTPGPLIMVTQFVGFLAAFRYASGLDPLLAATLGAVLTTWVTFVPCFLWIFLGAPFVERLRGNATLSASLTAISAAVVGVILNLAVWFALHALFASVREVRFSGGSVEVPVLGSLNWPALLLTVLSIVALFRLRLGVPLLLTLAATTGIALRLSGLA from the coding sequence ATGGGGGCAGAACCGCACGGCATTTCTTTCGGCGAGGCTAGCCGGACCTGGGCGCGAGTGGCCGCGCTCAGCTTCGGCGGCCCTGCCGGCCAGATCGCGGTGATGCACCGCATTCTGGTCGAGGAGAAGCGCTGGATCGGGGAGGAGAGATTCCTCCATGCGCTCAATTACTGCATGCTCCTGCCGGGGCCAGAGGCGCAGCAGCTTGCAACCTACATCGGCTGGCTGCTGCACAGGACCAAGGGCGGGCTGGTTGCCGGCGCCCTGTTCGTCCTGCCGGGCTTTGTGGCGATATTGGCCCTAAGCTTCGTCTACGCCCTGCTGGGCAGGGTGCCCTTGGTCGACGGCATCTTCTTCGGTCTGAAAGCGGCTGTGATCGCCATCGTCTTGCAAGCCGTGGTGCGAGTGTCGGCAAGGGCGCTGAAGAGCAATGCGATGCGGCTGATCGCGGTCGCCGCCTTCGTCGCCATCTTTATCTTCGACCTGCCGTTCCCACTGATCATCATCGCCGCCGGTCTCCTGGGGTTCGCGGGGTCGAAGCTCAACCTGAGCGGCTTTGTGGGCGGTGCCGGCCATGCCGCAAGCAAGGGGCCGCGTGTCGAGGACAGTGAGACCGCACTCGGAAGTGAACTTCCGGCGCATGCCCGGCCCGACCTCGCCTGGTCGCTCAAGATTTCCCTCGCCCTGGCGTTCGCATGGCTTGCTCCGGTTGCGGCATTGCTTGCGATCCTCGGACCCGACGATGTGTTCAGCCGGATCGCCGTCTTCTTCAGCCAGATGGCGGTGGTGACCTTTGGCGGTGCTTACGCCGTGCTCGCTTATGTTGCGCAGGAAGCCGTGCAGACCTTTGGCTGGCTTCAGCCCCACGAAATGATCGACGGCCTCGGAATGGCGGAATCCACGCCGGGCCCGCTGATCATGGTCACCCAGTTCGTCGGCTTTCTCGCCGCGTTCCGATACGCATCCGGGCTGGACCCACTGCTCGCCGCAACCCTTGGCGCGGTTCTCACGACCTGGGTCACCTTCGTGCCCTGCTTCCTCTGGATCTTTCTAGGCGCACCGTTCGTCGAGCGTCTGCGCGGCAATGCGACCCTTTCGGCAAGCCTGACCGCCATCAGCGCTGCGGTCGTAGGCGTCATCCTGAACCTCGCCGTCTGGTTCGCGCTTCACGCGCTGTTCGCCAGCGTTCGGGAAGTAAGGTTCAGCGGCGGAAGCGTGGAGGTGCCGGTTCTTGGGTCATTGAACTGGCCGGCATTGCTGCTGACCGTCCTGTCGATCGTTGCCCTATTCCGACTCAGGCTTGGCGTTCCGTTGTTGCTGACCCTCGCAGCCACGACCGGGATTGCGCTTCGCCTCTCCGGCCTTGCTTGA
- a CDS encoding M56 family metallopeptidase, with translation MNALIAIALKSLIVAGFTLLALRLTRGRSAAERSWVAHVGLLALIVLPFAPLAIPVLPVETAAVGQAAAAPQQSAAAAAHAIAQAKVRQAVEADVAAAVPDATLDTGVTAFDLASYLYWIPTALLLGITLLALARLIALRARAEVLVDSHWLSALARAQKRMGFKHGTALLTSDDLPSPISWGMMRPVILLNSRAVDAADEAEAIIAHELAHVARLDWIKLLLARVATALFWFNPLVWMLAREAHQLREEAADDTVLAADIEDTEYAQLLVGIARHECKGLLIGAHGVAPSKGSLARRVARVLDNKIPRGPVAKSFAAGIFVGALAMATPLAALTLVPAGTSKKVANLPTAEQEGHYYPAGGVPLPTTVSDSVNRAVASAVAAVDPRITEALGLQHEAEQTRAEALAEARAALAEARLHWNGVGPRPGSVGPQGPVGPQVKAGRHDQDDAIEEAIAMKALNVTPEYASSLRNVSPHLGPLTNEDLIEMRAVGVTPAYIKEIAESGYRNLDKESLIELRALNVRGRYIRALAQEGYGNLSSDTLVEMRAVGVTPNLIRRLKREGYPRLTPDQLVGMAAVSGTPTAPDPPEPPDDDENDDDH, from the coding sequence ATGAACGCGCTGATCGCCATCGCTCTGAAGTCGCTAATCGTCGCCGGCTTCACCTTACTGGCACTGCGTTTGACGCGCGGCCGGTCGGCGGCAGAGCGTTCGTGGGTGGCCCATGTCGGCCTGCTCGCGCTGATCGTTCTGCCATTCGCGCCGCTCGCGATCCCTGTCCTGCCGGTCGAGACCGCGGCGGTCGGGCAGGCGGCAGCGGCGCCGCAACAAAGCGCAGCGGCCGCGGCCCATGCCATCGCTCAAGCGAAGGTCCGGCAAGCGGTGGAGGCAGACGTTGCCGCCGCTGTGCCGGACGCAACGCTGGATACCGGCGTTACCGCGTTCGATCTCGCTTCCTACCTCTACTGGATACCGACCGCGCTGCTGCTGGGCATCACCCTGCTTGCACTGGCGCGGCTGATCGCGCTGCGTGCGCGGGCCGAGGTCTTGGTCGACAGCCATTGGCTGAGCGCACTCGCTCGCGCCCAGAAGAGGATGGGCTTCAAGCATGGCACCGCCCTGCTGACCAGCGACGACCTTCCGTCGCCGATCAGCTGGGGGATGATGCGCCCCGTGATCCTGCTCAACTCGCGGGCCGTCGACGCGGCCGATGAGGCGGAGGCGATCATCGCGCATGAGCTCGCCCACGTGGCACGGCTCGACTGGATCAAGCTGCTTCTGGCCCGCGTCGCCACCGCCCTATTCTGGTTCAACCCATTGGTCTGGATGCTGGCCCGCGAAGCGCATCAGCTTCGGGAGGAAGCGGCCGACGATACGGTACTCGCGGCCGACATCGAGGATACCGAATATGCCCAGCTGCTGGTCGGCATTGCCCGCCACGAGTGCAAGGGGCTGCTGATCGGTGCGCACGGCGTCGCGCCTTCCAAGGGGTCGCTTGCCCGCCGGGTTGCGCGCGTGCTCGACAACAAAATCCCGCGCGGCCCGGTCGCAAAATCTTTTGCCGCGGGCATCTTCGTCGGTGCGCTCGCCATGGCCACCCCGCTTGCCGCTTTGACGCTGGTTCCTGCGGGAACGAGCAAGAAGGTGGCCAACCTGCCCACTGCCGAGCAGGAAGGGCATTATTATCCCGCCGGCGGCGTTCCGCTGCCGACCACCGTCAGCGACAGCGTCAACCGTGCCGTTGCGTCAGCAGTGGCAGCGGTCGACCCACGCATCACCGAGGCGCTTGGGCTGCAGCACGAAGCTGAGCAAACCCGCGCTGAGGCTCTGGCCGAAGCGCGCGCCGCCCTCGCCGAAGCGCGCTTGCACTGGAACGGGGTTGGGCCGCGACCGGGCAGTGTCGGTCCGCAGGGTCCGGTCGGACCGCAGGTGAAGGCGGGCCGGCACGACCAGGACGACGCGATCGAGGAGGCCATCGCAATGAAGGCACTCAACGTCACGCCGGAGTATGCTTCGTCGCTCCGGAATGTGTCCCCGCACCTTGGACCTCTCACCAACGAGGATCTGATCGAGATGAGGGCGGTCGGAGTAACCCCCGCCTACATCAAGGAGATTGCCGAGTCCGGCTATCGCAACCTCGACAAGGAAAGCCTTATCGAACTGCGCGCCTTGAACGTTCGCGGTCGTTACATTCGCGCGCTTGCCCAGGAAGGCTACGGCAATTTGTCGTCCGATACCCTGGTCGAAATGAGGGCCGTGGGAGTCACGCCAAACCTTATCCGGCGGCTGAAACGAGAAGGTTACCCGCGGCTGACGCCGGATCAGTTGGTGGGAATGGCGGCCGTCAGCGGAACGCCAACCGCACCGGATCCACCGGAACCGCCAGACGATGATGAAAACGACGACGACCACTGA
- a CDS encoding PAS domain-containing protein, with amino-acid sequence MPLDLLDPSNMLAIADMLPVMINFVDESHVVRFLNTPLAEWMGEPRERYLGRHVREMVGEQAYAERRPLMDAALAGQKQWFISDFNHPTRGPLALQLEYLPWVGPEAKIRGVIVLLTDVTEQRATERALRESEARFRRIANSAPALMWVTRADRVRDFVNDAYAEFVGLKGEAARLFDWRDAIHSDDRDRVMRESLAGEASGKPFTLEARYRRADGEYRWLRSVSSPRYDADGRLMGFIGVASDITLSKHAEDQLKAQVEERTAKLAASEARFRSIFDTVQEVLVLLDPKGNVVEMNRKKAPWRADDLRRSVGRKVWESATLKAYPQHIPMIRDAVRRAARGKTFMAEVPMERPGVPTTYLDLSVQPVRGDDGTVIYLLLEARDVTDLKAAQEQLRQSQKMEALGQLTGGIAHDFNNLLTVVVGGLDIICKRSSDDKVKRYAENALAAAERGARLTGQLLAFSRVQRLEVKPTPVTPLIEDMRPLLRNVLGPGIEKRFELDAEGMWVMADPTQLEVALLNLAINARDAMADGGILTFRSRSVRVRRDSELEPGDYVELSIADTGSGMTEEVIARAFEPFFTTKEVGKGTGLGLSMVYGMARQSGGTARIESRAGEGTTVKLLFRVAQSGDQQMDAGEPIADHLTHRSRPASILVIDDDPDVRQFVVTSLEEEGFDVRDASDGFEGLRLFSQEAADLVVLDFVMPSMSGAEVASRIRVQRPEQAILFVSGYNETDAVRRVAPDAPLLAKPFRAGALVKAVRSALIDG; translated from the coding sequence TTGCCGCTGGACCTGCTTGATCCTTCCAACATGCTGGCAATCGCCGACATGTTGCCGGTGATGATCAATTTCGTCGACGAGAGCCACGTCGTCCGTTTTCTCAACACACCTCTCGCCGAGTGGATGGGCGAGCCGCGTGAGCGATATCTCGGCCGTCACGTGCGCGAGATGGTCGGTGAGCAAGCGTACGCGGAGCGGCGGCCGTTGATGGATGCGGCGCTGGCTGGTCAGAAGCAGTGGTTCATTTCCGATTTCAATCACCCGACGCGCGGTCCGCTGGCGCTTCAGCTGGAATATCTGCCGTGGGTCGGCCCGGAGGCCAAGATCCGGGGCGTCATCGTCCTTCTGACAGACGTAACGGAGCAGCGCGCGACCGAGCGCGCCCTGCGCGAAAGCGAGGCGCGGTTCCGCCGGATCGCCAACTCTGCTCCGGCGCTGATGTGGGTTACGCGGGCCGACCGGGTGCGCGATTTCGTGAACGATGCCTATGCCGAGTTCGTCGGCCTAAAGGGCGAGGCGGCGAGGCTGTTCGACTGGCGCGACGCGATCCATTCCGACGATCGCGACCGGGTCATGCGGGAAAGCCTGGCGGGAGAAGCCTCGGGCAAGCCGTTCACGCTTGAAGCGCGCTATCGCCGCGCGGACGGCGAGTATCGGTGGCTTCGCAGCGTCTCGTCGCCTCGGTACGACGCGGATGGACGGCTGATGGGCTTCATCGGCGTTGCAAGCGACATTACCCTTTCCAAACATGCGGAAGACCAGCTGAAGGCGCAGGTCGAGGAACGCACTGCCAAGCTGGCGGCGAGCGAAGCGCGGTTCCGCTCCATCTTCGACACCGTGCAGGAAGTGCTCGTTCTTCTCGACCCCAAGGGCAATGTGGTCGAGATGAACCGCAAGAAGGCACCGTGGCGTGCCGACGATCTTCGGCGCTCGGTCGGCCGGAAGGTTTGGGAAAGCGCCACCTTGAAAGCCTATCCGCAGCATATCCCGATGATCAGGGACGCGGTGCGCCGCGCCGCGCGCGGCAAGACTTTCATGGCCGAGGTGCCGATGGAGCGGCCCGGCGTTCCTACGACCTACCTCGACCTGTCGGTGCAGCCGGTGCGTGGCGACGATGGTACGGTCATCTACCTGCTCCTCGAAGCGCGCGATGTCACCGACCTCAAGGCTGCGCAGGAACAACTCCGCCAAAGCCAGAAGATGGAAGCCCTAGGCCAGCTGACCGGAGGCATTGCGCACGATTTCAACAATTTGCTGACCGTGGTGGTCGGCGGTCTCGACATCATCTGCAAGCGCTCGAGCGACGACAAGGTGAAGCGCTATGCCGAGAACGCGCTTGCGGCCGCCGAACGGGGCGCCCGGCTGACCGGGCAGTTGCTGGCGTTTAGCCGCGTTCAAAGGCTTGAGGTGAAGCCGACTCCGGTGACGCCGTTGATCGAGGACATGCGGCCACTCCTGCGCAATGTTCTGGGGCCGGGCATAGAGAAGCGCTTCGAACTGGATGCCGAGGGTATGTGGGTCATGGCCGATCCAACCCAGTTGGAAGTCGCGCTCCTCAACCTTGCGATCAACGCCAGGGATGCCATGGCCGACGGCGGGATCCTTACCTTCCGCTCCCGATCCGTGCGCGTTCGGCGCGATAGCGAGCTGGAACCGGGCGACTATGTCGAACTGTCGATCGCGGATACCGGCAGCGGAATGACGGAGGAGGTGATCGCCCGCGCCTTTGAACCCTTCTTCACCACCAAGGAAGTCGGCAAGGGTACCGGGCTTGGGCTGTCGATGGTCTATGGCATGGCGCGGCAGTCGGGCGGCACGGCGCGTATCGAAAGCCGCGCCGGCGAAGGGACAACGGTGAAGCTGCTGTTCCGGGTTGCGCAATCGGGCGATCAGCAGATGGATGCGGGCGAGCCGATCGCCGATCACCTCACCCATCGCAGCCGACCGGCCAGCATTCTCGTGATCGACGACGATCCCGATGTCCGGCAGTTCGTCGTCACGAGCCTGGAAGAGGAAGGGTTCGACGTTCGCGATGCCAGCGACGGCTTCGAAGGCCTGCGCCTGTTCAGCCAGGAGGCGGCGGACCTCGTCGTCCTGGATTTCGTCATGCCGAGCATGTCCGGCGCGGAGGTCGCAAGCCGAATTCGGGTTCAACGGCCCGAACAGGCCATCCTGTTCGTGTCCGGCTACAACGAAACCGACGCGGTGCGCCGGGTGGCACCGGACGCGCCATTGCTGGCCAAGCCGTTTCGCGCAGGTGCCCTCGTCAAAGCGGTCCGAAGCGCGCTCATCGACGGTTGA
- a CDS encoding BlaI/MecI/CopY family transcriptional regulator encodes MLNKLPPRERQIVDLLYQRSDLSVAEICESLPDQPTGGAVRTMLKRLEDKGCVTRSESDRGFVYSPAVADTVARKTALTDVVKTFFNGSPASAASALLGMSDRLETKELDALEQMIAEARRAKGGQA; translated from the coding sequence GTGCTCAACAAGCTTCCTCCCCGTGAACGGCAGATTGTCGACCTGCTTTACCAGCGGAGCGACCTCAGCGTTGCCGAGATTTGCGAGTCCCTGCCGGATCAGCCGACCGGAGGCGCCGTGCGCACGATGCTGAAGCGATTGGAGGACAAAGGCTGCGTCACCCGTAGCGAGTCTGATCGCGGCTTCGTCTACAGCCCCGCAGTGGCCGACACTGTCGCCCGCAAGACGGCGCTGACGGATGTCGTCAAAACCTTCTTCAACGGATCGCCGGCAAGCGCCGCAAGCGCGCTGCTGGGCATGTCCGACCGGCTCGAGACGAAGGAACTCGACGCACTGGAGCAGATGATCGCCGAAGCACGCAGGGCCAAGGGAGGCCAGGCATGA